From the Aquitalea magnusonii genome, one window contains:
- a CDS encoding HD domain-containing phosphohydrolase, giving the protein MDAPLTALPHSAYTLQAAIRQLPDRIIIKDINSTFITCNQRFADDLGISIEAVAGKTDYNFFPAELAASYQADDRKVMCSGQAIRVEEPYMLDGQPRWLETSKSPIFAPDGQCIGLTVIFKDITQQKQDHDEMQRRAWALQANSRTNQALVQASDEQALLQAVCDAIVADQRYPLALICGLSDLQQSRLQVLSAAGQARAYAKQLEISWDEHTAQGQGPIARCIRQGGTISLSQLDKSPDFQPWQAAARLHGLQAIVAIPLVAGPDLIGALAVYAGEAHCFGPVEVQVFEELTRNVQFGIQSRRTRVAYQQSLQEQASQAQLLENALENALAAIASVLEQRDPYTAGHQKHVAELAVLIGQELRLDAHRLRGLYLSAVVHDLGKIEVPAEILSKPSRLHPVEFALVKRHPEVGYNILKNIDFPWPIADIIRQHHEYLDGSGYPLGLCGQDILLESRILTVADIVESMSSDRPYRAALGIGQAIAQIRLMRGSQLDPDVVDACIRVLERGDFTPHLLTLEAEN; this is encoded by the coding sequence ATGGATGCACCCCTCACGGCACTACCCCACTCCGCCTACACCCTGCAGGCGGCGATTCGGCAATTGCCGGACCGTATCATCATCAAGGACATCAACTCCACCTTCATCACCTGCAACCAGCGCTTTGCCGATGACCTGGGCATCAGCATCGAAGCGGTGGCCGGCAAAACCGACTACAACTTCTTTCCGGCTGAACTGGCCGCCAGCTACCAGGCGGATGACCGCAAGGTGATGTGCAGCGGCCAGGCAATACGGGTGGAAGAGCCCTATATGCTGGATGGCCAGCCGCGCTGGCTGGAAACCAGCAAGTCACCGATTTTTGCGCCCGATGGCCAGTGCATAGGCCTGACCGTCATTTTCAAAGACATCACCCAGCAAAAGCAGGACCACGACGAAATGCAGCGCCGCGCCTGGGCGCTGCAGGCCAATAGCCGTACCAATCAGGCACTGGTGCAGGCCAGTGATGAACAAGCCCTGCTGCAGGCTGTTTGCGATGCCATCGTGGCAGACCAGCGCTACCCGCTGGCGCTGATCTGCGGGCTGAGCGACCTCCAGCAAAGCCGGCTGCAGGTACTGTCCGCCGCCGGCCAGGCCAGGGCGTATGCCAAGCAACTGGAAATCAGCTGGGATGAACATACCGCCCAGGGCCAAGGCCCGATTGCCCGCTGCATTCGCCAGGGCGGCACCATCTCGCTCAGCCAGTTGGACAAAAGCCCCGACTTCCAACCCTGGCAAGCCGCCGCCCGCCTACACGGGCTGCAAGCCATCGTGGCCATTCCACTGGTGGCCGGGCCAGACCTGATCGGCGCACTGGCGGTGTATGCCGGCGAAGCCCACTGCTTCGGCCCGGTGGAAGTGCAGGTATTCGAGGAGCTTACCCGCAACGTGCAGTTCGGCATCCAGTCGCGCCGCACCCGCGTGGCCTACCAGCAATCACTGCAAGAGCAAGCCAGCCAGGCGCAGCTACTGGAAAATGCGCTGGAAAACGCGCTGGCCGCCATCGCCTCGGTACTGGAGCAGCGCGACCCCTACACCGCCGGCCACCAGAAGCATGTAGCCGAACTGGCCGTGCTGATAGGCCAGGAATTACGTCTGGATGCACACCGGCTGCGCGGCCTGTACCTGAGCGCAGTGGTGCATGACCTGGGCAAGATCGAGGTGCCGGCAGAAATCCTCAGCAAGCCCAGCCGCCTGCACCCGGTGGAATTTGCCCTGGTGAAACGCCACCCCGAAGTGGGTTACAACATCCTGAAGAACATCGACTTCCCCTGGCCCATTGCCGACATCATCCGCCAGCATCACGAATACCTTGACGGCTCCGGCTACCCGCTGGGCCTGTGCGGCCAGGACATCCTGCTGGAATCGCGCATCCTCACCGTGGCCGACATTGTCGAATCCATGTCATCCGACCGCCCCTACCGCGCCGCGCTGGGCATTGGCCAGGCCATTGCCCAGATTCGCCTGATGCGTGGCAGCCAACTGGACCCGGATGTGGTGGATGCCTGCATCCGGGTTCTGGAGCGCGGTGATTTCACCCCGCACTTGCTGACACTGGAAGCTGAAAACTGA
- a CDS encoding linear amide C-N hydrolase, translating to MSKGIAPLALAASLAVSLLPAAEACTRVLWNTQPGYLLSSRNLDFFGPVSPSLVLSPRGVSRVGASEENAAHSVRWKARYGSVAVYADNVFPMDGMNEKGLVAHTLYFTGGAEQPQPGKPEKPVLESSHWLSFILDNHATVAEAVAAIRSVRLVPKRLPIDYASDTKHIAIEDASGDSAIIEIVKGETVIHHGRQFTVLTNPPDYDSMLKQEKKFAASTSETIPTGWQADARLVRANWLLKTLPRPDNAEEARGFLASIMHSVAMPIGLMADPLDLSVEKAYEPYSRYPAENRGVGTYWTTTADMKNMRYAFQSASSISPVWLDLRDFDFARLKQTKAISRLNLYGSKNWTGNARQHLQDVAAYH from the coding sequence ATGTCCAAAGGTATTGCACCTCTCGCACTTGCCGCATCTCTTGCAGTCTCCCTGTTGCCGGCAGCCGAAGCCTGCACCCGCGTGCTGTGGAATACACAGCCGGGTTATCTGCTCAGTTCGCGCAATCTTGATTTCTTTGGTCCGGTCAGCCCTTCGCTGGTACTCAGTCCACGCGGTGTCAGCCGCGTGGGTGCCAGCGAAGAAAATGCAGCCCATAGCGTACGCTGGAAGGCGCGCTATGGCAGTGTGGCCGTTTATGCTGACAATGTTTTTCCGATGGATGGCATGAACGAGAAGGGCCTGGTGGCACATACCCTGTACTTTACCGGTGGTGCCGAACAGCCGCAGCCGGGCAAGCCGGAAAAGCCGGTACTGGAAAGCAGTCACTGGCTGAGCTTCATCCTGGATAACCATGCCACGGTAGCCGAAGCCGTTGCTGCCATCCGCAGTGTGCGACTGGTACCCAAACGCCTGCCCATCGACTACGCGTCGGACACCAAGCACATTGCCATTGAGGACGCCAGCGGCGATTCGGCCATCATCGAAATCGTCAAGGGTGAAACCGTCATCCATCATGGCAGGCAGTTTACCGTGCTGACCAATCCGCCTGACTACGACAGCATGCTGAAGCAGGAAAAAAAGTTTGCGGCGTCCACCTCCGAAACCATTCCCACCGGCTGGCAGGCGGATGCCCGGCTGGTGCGGGCCAACTGGCTGCTCAAAACCCTGCCGCGGCCGGATAATGCCGAAGAAGCCCGCGGTTTTCTGGCCTCCATCATGCACAGCGTGGCCATGCCCATCGGCCTGATGGCAGATCCGCTGGATTTGTCGGTGGAAAAAGCCTACGAGCCGTATTCACGCTATCCGGCGGAAAACCGGGGCGTGGGTACCTACTGGACCACCACGGCCGACATGAAAAACATGCGCTATGCGTTTCAGTCTGCCTCGTCCATCAGCCCGGTCTGGCTGGATTTGCGCGACTTCGACTTTGCCAGGCTCAAGCAAACCAAGGCCATATCGCGCCTGAACCTGTATGGCAGCAAGAACTGGACTGGCAATGCACGCCAGCATTTGCAGGATGTGGCGGCCTATCACTGA